The window AGTGAAGAAATCATATATGTTTAATCCTAAATTATACCACATAATGCACACTCTCTACTTCAACAATAGAACATTGCTTTTTCTCATAATAAAATGGATAATTGAATGCACAACTAATTTCAGAGTATTCAAAGTTAAGAAAGTGAATAATAAAGCATGTTCTCTCTCTCCTTACCAATGGGGGTTATGACAGCACTTGCAAGAAGTAAGAAACATGAATATAGATTAATAGCATTATATATGTTGCCATCATAACATATTGGATGGACAAGACAATTGAATCTGCAGAGCCGTGGACAGCTTCCCTTGCATTCTGTAAAGAGATATGCCCAACAACTTTAGAGGGCAAGACCTAGATTTACTAATATATTGAGGTTCAGCATAAATGTGTAAGTATATAATAGGTATGCACATGATACCACTCGTTAGTTACCACTGTTGAATCTTAGCACATGATCATATGTAAGTTTACAACATGAATCTTTGTCAACCATGACATAAACAATTAAACACCCCAAATCACCAAGTAAAAACAAATCTTGGGAGGCAAAACTTCAAATTAGACAAAAGATACTATGCCGGCACTTAAATATTGAAATCTGGAGTACATCTGGTGTCTCTCAATGTTACCATATGCCGGCACATCAGGTAAAGTTAACACATGATAAGAatacaattttttcaaaacaaaactcAATTCGAGCATGAAGgctaaaaactccaaacaatcGAGCAAATTTGAGAAAACGGTTCCGGAAAACGCACTAGGAAGGTTGCCAATGTCCTGAAAACCACATTTGCAATAGCCTGAACCAccttatcataaaaataaaaaaggaacacCAAGATAGATGTATTTCACACACAACTGTTCTAGAAGAAAGAACCCAAGAAGTTCTGTTAACACTGAAAAGTTTGACTACATTGAAATGaattaataatgtttgattatAGAACTTCTTATGACTCAGTACTCTGTCTTTCTAATGTTGAACAAATGGCTTGGTCGATTCTAGCATAGTCCCACTTTTAAAGACCTATTTTTTCTAACAGTCATCACATCATGATGAAAGAGGCAACTGTAAACTAATCAATGTTTTGGCAAAACTGGTGTCTCAATCATTGTAAAATTGGGATCCATCTGCAACAAACCAAGAAAGTAGTCGGGAGCCACATTCAGATTTGGTGACTTGGGAGTCTTGGGAGGGGAAGAAGATGATTGATATTCACTGGGAACCCTTTTCAAACATAGAGGAGACTTATCTTCAATTATCAGCTCAGCTATTTCTTCCAATTCAAGCTTTCTTGGACTTCCGGGCTGAACCTACAAACAACATGAAGAGCAAGTCATACACACATAGTGAATATCAATGGTGGGTGCAGaatcaaaaacaacaaaatgatAACCCACCTTTGGCTTTCTTGATGATGATGCTGGAGGCACATGACAAGATGTTAATTGCATGGCAAAATCTGGAAAAGAAGAACAACAATGAACGGATTAAAATGGAACGTGAAGATGAAATAATTGGATACAGTTTGACCAAAGCCAACTTTAATCACCATTGTGTAGTCCAATAGTCTCGAGAAAATAATCCTTGCTCATCATGTTCATATTCTGTGCTTTGATGCACTCCTCATGATTGTGCAGAAACTGTTCCTCAGCAATGGAATTGGGAAGAAAATATCCCTTCATTACAGAAGTCAGCTTTAC is drawn from Vitis riparia cultivar Riparia Gloire de Montpellier isolate 1030 chromosome 18, EGFV_Vit.rip_1.0, whole genome shotgun sequence and contains these coding sequences:
- the LOC117906237 gene encoding uncharacterized protein LOC117906237 isoform X1 translates to MATQTGVLNRDQNLKFHFDGKEANVYKVQKKQGIGGRKALGDLTNSGKPSPIKASKRHDSKIFTSVGEEIDAFRPKDSIRGKKSISKAQEKVQTSGRRKPLSDVSNTKNQKNVKLTSVMKGYFLPNSIAEEQFLHNHEECIKAQNMNMMSKDYFLETIGLHNDFAMQLTSCHVPPASSSRKPKVQPGSPRKLELEEIAELIIEDKSPLCLKRVPSEYQSSSSPPKTPKSPNLNVAPDYFLGLLQMDPNFTMIETPVLPKH
- the LOC117906237 gene encoding uncharacterized protein LOC117906237 isoform X2, which gives rise to MATQTGVLNRDQNLKFHFDGKEANVYKVQKKQGIGGRKALGDLTNSGKPSPIKASKRHDSKIFTSVGEEIDAFRPKDSIRGKKSISKAQEKVQTSGRRKPLSDVSNTKNQKNVKLTSVMKGYFLPNSIAEEQFLHNHEECIKAQNMNMMSKDYFLETIGLHNDFAMQLTSCHVPPASSSRKPKPGSPRKLELEEIAELIIEDKSPLCLKRVPSEYQSSSSPPKTPKSPNLNVAPDYFLGLLQMDPNFTMIETPVLPKH